The nucleotide window TCTTCTtaaacttatttatttatttaactaTTACAGTTCCCAAAACTTTGTGGGATGACTGGCACTGCAGCAACTGAAAGCACAGAATTTGAAAGTATATACAAGCTTAAAGTTACAATTGTTCCAACAAACAAGCCTATGATTAGAAAGGTATTTTATACTATTTTATCTTGCCATTATAAAATACTAGTAAACTATACAAATTGTACTGCTAATAATTACTCTTATTTCTATCTTTTATAGATACTTTTATAAGTGGTTCAGTAAATAGATTTGGATGCCCTGTATACAAAATATAGGTAGTTTGCACAAGACTGATGGTTTTATTTTACTATAATTAGTACAATCAAGTTTCTTATCATCTCTTTAATCTCTTTCACAGGATGAATCTGATGTAGTCTTCAGGGCAACTAAAGGAAAATGGCGGGCTGTTGTAGTAGAGATTTCTAGGATGAACAAGACAGGTCGTCCTGTACTTGTTGGTACAACTAGTGTTGAGCAGAGTGACTCATTGTCTGAGCAATTGCAAGAAGTTGGAATTCCCCATGAGGTACGGTCTCCTCTGTCAATATTTAAAATCATTACTTGGGGATTTTGTACTATTAAATTATTTGAAGACCAACTGGGTGCAAAGTTAATCTTCACTTTATTTTGTTAGTTTAAATTTGGATGATGTTATTTAGAAACTGTAGAATACTATGTGCTTTTTGAGAGgaaatttattatctttatatTTTCTGGAAGGTTCTCAATGCAAAGCCAGAGAATGTGGAGAGGGAAGCAGAAATTGTGGCACAAAGTGGTCGTCTAGGGGCAGTGACTATTGCGACCAATATGGCAGGTCGAGGAACTGACATTATCCTTGGTGGGAATGCTGAATTTATGGCAAGGCTGAAGCTACGGGAGATGCTGATGCCAAGGTATTGTCTGAGCTTCAAGCTTGTTTTCCTAGTAGTTAACATTTTCGAAACTTGGACTTAATGTTTATCAGACACCAATACCACTTAGAAGATTGTTAGGAATTATGGTCTACTACAATACTACATAGGAAACCTTAAGATGGATAAAATATTCTAGAGGGGTGGAATATGTTATCTCAGAATCTTATTGCTCCTACTTACCTAGAACAAATCACAATTCTCCCTACTACTACTACCTTAGCACTACCTTATTTACaatggtttatttatttatttatttaatttgaaaaatatatttACATTGATTTAGTTGTCTTTGTAtcatttttatttacttttaagCTTACAATGTGAATGATGAAATAACCTCCCatttttgttcaacaaaatacCTAGAAAATCAAATCGAATgtcttgaaatttgattgcCGGGTTCAATTCATAAAGTTGTTTTACAGTAACCAAGCAAAGCTTACTTTTTGAAATCAAATGAGTTGAGTTGAGCTCTTAATAAGTAACAGAAAACAATTACTAGGATTTCACCTCTTATTCTTAATAATTCAATAAACAAACATTATCTTGATATTGATCATTTTCCCCCTTACTGGAGTTGGACAGATTTTTTACCAAACTGATAATGACTAACACATGAATGTATGCAATCCAAGATTTAACTAACTAGAATGATACATATGAGTTTTTAAATCAACTTTGCATTCCTAGATGCAAGTCTTGAGTTGTCTTCAATGTGAATGGAATGTGTTAGACCATGATCAGTCTTAATGGTAGTCATCAACGTAACTATTGACACTGCGAAGCATTACTCAACTCAACACCAAAATTATAACTCAGTGTTTGTTTTGGACAACAgactaattaacaaaaatatgacTTACAAGTTCTTTATCCTAGCATGCAGATTGCAGAGCTATATAATACTAAGAAGTTCATATTATGTGTTTGACTTTTGTAGTTAGCATATTTCCACTTCCATTCACTTTAGAGTAttcagattttatttttatttttatttttataaaaaaaatatgcttACATTAAATGAAATTTATATAGTACATGACAGAGTACAAGTGCCCACCGACTAATGCCTAGGAAGTGTATTTAGAGTATTTAGAGTAACTTGTTTTGAAGGAAGAATTTCCATTGATTTTATATGGGAATGTTTCATGGGGCCTTGTATTCTGACAATTACAATATTTGATTTTCAAATACTCTGCAGGATGttgctttttttcttctaaaagttATCTAAGGTTAAAGCACACAATTCATTCTGCCTTTCGTTTTCTTGCAGAGTTGTTAAACTAACAGAAGGTGGTTATGTGTCAGTGAAAAAACTTCCCCCAAAGAAATCATGGAAGGTGTGTTTTTCTTTATGGTTGTCTGTAATTGGTTTTCACTTGAGGTACAATAGTTTAGACATGACAGTTGCATTGTTCAATGAATTTATTATCTTGAAACTCAGAATGATTTTTTCAGGTTAATGAAAACCTATTTCCATGCAAACTATCCAATGAAAAGACCAAGTTGGCTGAGGAAGCTGTAAAGTTAGCTGTTGAAACGTGGGGTCAGAGGTCATTAAATGAGCTTGAAGCAGAGGAGCGTTTATCTTATTCTTGTGAAAAGGTGAATCCTTGATTCTTAGCTGGAACTTCCTATCCTCCTATCCTTATAATAGATTATTGAATCTTCACATTTGTTAGGGCCCTGCTGAGGACCAAGTCATAGCCAAACTGCGGAGTGCATTTCTAGAAATTGTTAAAGAATATAAGGTCTACacagaggaagaaagaaagaaggttAGCTTCGTTCCACAAAATACAATTTCCTCAACTTTCTGTATTAGTGCTGATATCTTATATTTCTAATCTCTGGCAGGTTGTGTCATCTGGCGGGCTTCATGTCGTGGGGACAGAACGCCATGAATCTCGTCGAATCGATAATCAGGTTTAGGTCTTGGAAAGATTAGTTATATTGTCTTCAATTAACTAAAACTCTTTTTAGTTGAATTTCCTTATTTTCTCAACATTGGTCATGAGAGATTTCCTGCCAGAGAGCACGTCTCGAAATTGATTTCAGTAATTTGTATCTGTATAGCTTCGTGGTCGAACTGGAAGGCAGGGGGATCCTGGAAGTTCTCGGTTCTTCTTAAGTCTTGAAGACAACATCTTTCGTATATTTGGTGGAGACCGTATTCAGGTTTAAGCTTTGATCCTGGGTCTTTAATTGCTAATGCTGCTGTAGGCCTTCTAACGAATGATTGGCATTGCAACGTGTAGGGTTTAATGAGAGCTTTCAGAGTTGAGGACCTGCCAATTGAGTCCAAGATGCTAACCAAAGCACTAGATGAAGCTCAACGGAAAGTGGAAAATTATTTCTTTGATATCCGAAAGCAATTATTTGAGTTTGATGAAGTGTTAAACAGCCAAAGAGACCGTGTCTATACGGAAAGAAGACGAGCCCTTGAATCTGACAATCTCCAATCACTTATTATTGAATATGCTGAACTAACAATGGATGATATCTTGGAGGTACGCATGCTAAACAATATtctttttgataattttttcccTTAGATCTCTTGCAGAGTCGATCTGTATCTGATTCTTGGGTCTgagaaatcaaattttgtatGGTGAATAGGCAAATATTGGGTCAGATGCTTCAAAAGAAAGTTGGGATCTTGAGAAGCTCATCAAGAAACTTCAACAGTAAGTTTTGTCTTCCATTCTCTGTGCTTATGCAAAAGCTGTGTAAAAAAAGTGTCAGATGAATGATGGCACATCATTTCTTTCTAATCCTACCATTTAGTTACCAGAAGCTGAGTTTTAAACTCTATTGGAAAACCCAATACTTATACTAACTATTGATTGCTGCAACTGCAAGCTTTTTGTTAAGAATATCTGCAGAAAAGGTTGCTCTATGCTTGTAAATTTAGCTGTTTATGTCAATTCTATGGTGTGATCTAGTTGTTTGATTTTGGCACTTAAGACTTTTAATGGCAATATTTCCTTGGCTCTAGATATTGCTACCTATTGAATGATTTGACACCGGACTTGCTGAGGAGCAATTGTTCAAGTTATGAGGATTTGCAGGAGTACCTTCGTCTTCGTGGTCGTGAAGCATATTTGCAGAAAAGGGTGAGTATAAGAAGTTTTCGTAAGAAAAATTTCATGATTATTGAGAATATTAAGATCTCGCCGATTTAAAGGGATGCTTAGTTATAATTAGAAGGGCAAGCTTCTGCTTATTTTGATTACAAATTCTGCTAAAATGTGGCAACCATGAATGAATACTCAGACAAATATTTGTGCATGTTCTTTGTGTAATACTCGCTAAGGTAATCACAACTTACTACTGACAAATGCTACTGCTGTGACCTTTTCTGAATATAGAGTTAAATCTGTATATTGACAGACCAAGTCTTGCAAGTGATCTTTTGTTATGAATAACTTGGGTTTGCAAACTAGGCTTGCTATCAATTTTCTGGAAGGCGTATAATTCTGATTATCAATGTTGTTGAACTACGTGTATCAGGATATTATTGAGAGCAAAGCACCAGGCTTGATGAAGGATGCTGAAAGGTTCCTAGTTTTAAGCAATATTGATCACCTGTGGAAGGAGCACTTACAAGCACTTAAGTTTGTTCAACAGGCTGTTGGTTTACGTGGATACGCACAACGGGATCCACTTATTGAATACAAGCTTGAAGGCTATAATCTTTTCTTAGAGATGATGGCACAGATAAGAAGAAATGTTATATATTCCATATACCAGGTGTGTatcaaattaaaagttaaaaacttTTTCATCAGAAACATGTTGGTCAAATATATCAAGCTTTCCAATTCTAATTTtgtttattgtattttattataTGGCAGTTTCAACCGGTGATGGTAAAGAAGGATGGAGACCAAAGAGAGAATAACAATTCAGTTGTCACAAATGGTAGGAGGAGTAATAATAACCCTGATCCGTTGAGCTCTGTCGATCCTTCAGCAGCTGCGACCCCCCAATCTAGTGCTTAACATCTACATGGACCTACACGGTTATCCCTGCAGAAGATGAAAAGGAAGATGCCGAGAAAATGGAAGCTTCATTCCATTGTATTGATTGGTATATATTACTGTACAATTGGTTGTAATGTAAAATTTTGGACGAAGAGGTGTTAAATCTCCAAACGTGTTTCTTAAGAATAGGAAAAGGCGGAGGAGGGTGTTCAATCTACCGCATTACAGAAAATAGGACCGAAAGAATGGGAAATTTGTTGTAACACTACGATGATCATAATGATAGAAATTGCAAGATTACTGTATCTCTGTTCCATTCATTGGCTTGATCATAAGAAGCTAGCTGCATGGTCAGGCAGACATAGTACATACAAACAATCTCTGAAACTGAAACAGAAACAGCACCTACAACTGTTGTCTTCAACATCTACATGCATAGGAGGCTCATCTCTGAACTTCTCCTTGTGTTGTGGTAAGCATTTGAGAAGAGTTGAGACTGAAGAGTTGAGGCCTTCAGTTCCGACACCGAGTTGCATTATATTGCCACTAAGAATCTCCTCAAAAAGTAGATTGATGGCATTTCCTTTAGCCTGCAAAACAGAAGAGCAAACGACTCAAGGGAAATGGCTAAAGTTGGAGCACTCAATGCTTTTCAGTAGCTAGTTACCTTAACACCAATGGCAATGGCTGTTTTGAGTTTGAGAAGTTGGCCCAATCTTAAAAAAGCTCCCTCGTTATCTTTGAGAAAGATGACTGGGACCTTCCCTGAAAGAGCCAAGCTTGGCAGATGCTTTGACAGCCATCGTGGGTTGCAATCGGATGCGATCACAACAGCCTGAAGCTTTCGCATGCTGCTGCTGCTTTACCTGCTAAGCTGCTTGCTCTTGCTGTTGATGCCATGCGTTCAAGCACGCGCGCCACGTCATTCACCCCTATTGCAAATTGTTGCTACAAACACAATACAGTTATTCATCACACTTGTTGCAGTGTGTCTGAAGAGGTCCCAACTTCGAATCCTCTTTCCCGTTGgattaaaaaacaaacatgttATCAAACAAAATACATGATGAATTGGATCCAAATGCACAAACCTTGAACCACATCTTTTCTGGTAAGGACTTGCCATCCACAAGTCTTTCTGACTCTATTTTTCTgtgtaataaaataaaaagcatTAGACTAAtactgttgttgttgttggataaTAAGTCTCGCTCAAGTTAAAATCTATTGACCTCCCAATTTGTTGGAGAAGACGATTGAGACGTTCCCCTTCATAGAAACTACATGTTTAACAGAGATTAAGCAACTTCGTAACACAATGTATTTGTCGACAAAGACAATTAATTAGAACTCAGAAAGTATCAAATACCCAAAGGAGAAAGGACGCACGTACTCTTGGAAAAAGGCAGACTTGGAAGCATGGatgtttttgtttctgggtgGCATGTTTATGCACACCCACTGCTTCATGAAAAACATCTACCAGTTTGGTTAAGAATTTTAGCAAAACGGTAGTGAGGAAGAGAGGCTCAGTGCCCCAGTAGAAGCGCCAAGCTTTGGAATGATATTAACTTTATGACTCGAACAAGAGTGTGGAATGATATTTTCAAGTGCACGGAACGGAACGAAACAAATGAAAAATTGTGCATCAAGTctgatttatttatatattttgttacAATTTAATATTTGTTATGACTTAGGAGAGGGttggaaaaaataaatgaatggaACATATGATATCGGTTGGTTGGC belongs to Malus sylvestris chromosome 17, drMalSylv7.2, whole genome shotgun sequence and includes:
- the LOC126610753 gene encoding protein translocase subunit SecA, chloroplastic, giving the protein MAVAPLPLVKHHQLSPLCSKFSHPLNLKNRQLGSSFFGGRTFQMPETSRMVCRRRRRMQAVASLGGLLGGIFKGSDTGESTRQQYAPTVSVINGLEAQMSALSDSELREKTRLFQERAKQGESLDSLLPEAFAVVREASKRVLGLRPFDVQLIGGMVLHKGEIAEMRTGEGKTLVAILPAYLNALIGKGVHVVTVNDYLARRDCEWVGQVPRFLGLKVGLIQQNMTSEQRRENYLCDITYVTNSELGFDYLRDNLATSVEELVLRNFNYCVIDEVDSILIDEARTPLIISGPAEKPSDRYYKAAKIAAVFEREIHYTVDEKMKTVLLTEQGYEDSEEILGVKDLYDPREQWASYVLNAIKAKELFLRDVNYIIRGKEVLIVDEFTGRVMQGRRWSDGLHQAVEAKEGLPIQNETVTLASISYQNFFLQFPKLCGMTGTAATESTEFESIYKLKVTIVPTNKPMIRKDESDVVFRATKGKWRAVVVEISRMNKTGRPVLVGTTSVEQSDSLSEQLQEVGIPHEVLNAKPENVEREAEIVAQSGRLGAVTIATNMAGRGTDIILGGNAEFMARLKLREMLMPRVVKLTEGGYVSVKKLPPKKSWKVNENLFPCKLSNEKTKLAEEAVKLAVETWGQRSLNELEAEERLSYSCEKGPAEDQVIAKLRSAFLEIVKEYKVYTEEERKKVVSSGGLHVVGTERHESRRIDNQLRGRTGRQGDPGSSRFFLSLEDNIFRIFGGDRIQGLMRAFRVEDLPIESKMLTKALDEAQRKVENYFFDIRKQLFEFDEVLNSQRDRVYTERRRALESDNLQSLIIEYAELTMDDILEANIGSDASKESWDLEKLIKKLQQYCYLLNDLTPDLLRSNCSSYEDLQEYLRLRGREAYLQKRDIIESKAPGLMKDAERFLVLSNIDHLWKEHLQALKFVQQAVGLRGYAQRDPLIEYKLEGYNLFLEMMAQIRRNVIYSIYQFQPVMVKKDGDQRENNNSVVTNGRRSNNNPDPLSSVDPSAAATPQSSA